The Flavobacterium marginilacus genome window below encodes:
- a CDS encoding DUF6985 domain-containing protein: protein MKSKIFGDLKETEYDSDWLEASPLEIPYFSNEKIKITLVEKDSEYIQNAEIAFENFLKLTETDKNKDSEKVYEYYAEILKAGYTKNLNLKTKSEIWNFVTVGEIVLHWSENGTIYLCVSCECEWEIEHGLQLSFKNGEKLIKANSHSDDFEE from the coding sequence ATGAAATCAAAAATTTTCGGAGATTTAAAAGAAACTGAATATGATTCCGATTGGTTGGAAGCTTCTCCTTTAGAAATTCCATATTTTAGTAATGAAAAAATAAAAATTACATTAGTAGAAAAAGATTCTGAATATATTCAAAATGCAGAAATAGCCTTTGAAAATTTTTTGAAATTAACGGAAACTGATAAAAATAAAGATTCAGAAAAAGTATATGAATATTATGCAGAAATTCTAAAAGCGGGTTATACGAAAAACCTAAACTTGAAAACTAAAAGTGAAATATGGAATTTCGTTACAGTTGGAGAAATAGTTTTGCATTGGAGTGAAAATGGAACAATATATTTATGTGTTTCTTGTGAATGCGAATGGGAAATTGAACACGGATTACAATTATCATTTAAAAATGGAGAAAAGCTTATAAAAGCAAATTCACATTCAGATGATTTTGAAGAGTAA